Proteins from a genomic interval of Rhizoctonia solani chromosome 12, complete sequence:
- a CDS encoding hAT family dimerization protein encodes MTSRPAFKLSSYGMSQVQWDMLKECTECLEIFEEPTLIHSQKGIALIHEVIPHMLLMKHRLIRIRDAIHDAETEQPPQLVACVAAVAAIQVIDKYLKLLEGADIYWLAIVLCPWYKMQWLEEHGYPSFLIERVRRVLFDRFASYSVRFGSQQESTRAAAPTQMANLPRRRFMHVPSSSSRTDSPYTTISAPLSVYLSSSPVSEAEVLQVGGLIQYWDNVSRTVNGSILGRMALDILSAPSSSVDVERAFSGGRMALNYRQHRTSVATFRAKMAVRSWYGTPLLPEAQDVYEMIEGRGATEPEPLD; translated from the exons ATGACATCACGACCGGCATTCAAGCTCAGTAGCTACGGGATGTCACAAGTACAATGGGATATGCTTAAAGAATGTACTGAATGTCTTGAG ATATTTGAGGAGCCGACACTTATCCACTCGCAGAAAGGCATTGCCTTGATTCATGAGGTTATTCCACACATGCTGCTCATGAAACACCGTCTTATCCGTATACGCGACGCTATTCACGACGCTGAAACCGAACAGCCACCCCAGCTTGTAGCTtgtgttgctgctgttgcagCAATTCAAGTTATTGATAAGTACCTTAAACTGCTGGAGGGCGCAGACATATATTGGCTTGCTATTG TGTTATGCCCTTGGTACAAGATGCAATGGCTTGAAGAGCATGGCTACCCATCGTTCCTTATTGAACGAGTTCGCCGGGTGCTCTTTGATAGATTTGCCAGCTATAGCGTTCGGTTTGGGTCGCAACAGGAGTCCACCCGCGCGGCAGCTCCTACTCAAATG GCGAACCTTCCACGTCGCCGTTTCATGCACGTACCAAGCTCAAGCTCCCGTACCGATTCCCCATATACAACTATATCGGCCCCTCTTTCAGTCTACCTTTCCTCCTCACCTGTTAGCGAAGCAGAAGTCTTGCAGGTTGGCGGACTAATTCAATACTGGGATAATGTATCAAGAACTGTAAACGGATCTATTCTTGGGAGAATGGCACTCGACATCTTGAGTGCGCCAT CGTCCTCAGTTGACGTCGAGCGAGCATTCTCGGGAGGGAGAATGGCTCTTAATTACCGCCAACATCGCACAAGCGTGGCTACGTTTCGCGCGAAGATGGCTGTTAGGTCGTGGTATGGTACACCTTTGTTACCTGAAGCTCAAGACGTGTACGAAATGATTGAAGGAAGGGGTGCCACCGAGCCTGAGCCGCTGGACTGA
- a CDS encoding chitin deacetylase, whose translation MQFFAKLSVAAAFASSIIGAFAAPTNGTLSTRALAQVITSCTVPNTVALTFDDGPYSYIYDISKALVAAGAKGTFFFNGNNYGCIYSAENQKRVKYAYDKGHQIGSHTWAHKDLSTLTWDQVHDEMWRVEQALQRIVGVTPAFMRPPYGNYNDNVRSVASARGQKIAIWDFDSGDSVGATPAQSKADYDGIISQHPSTILALNHETYERTAHEVIPYVIPKLQAAGYRLVTLAECLGQQPYQSVGSPQTPDASWTC comes from the exons ATGCAGTTCTTTGCTAAGCTCTCCGTCGCGGCTGCGTTCGCATCCTCGATCATCGGTGCCTTCGCTGCCCCCACCAATGGCACGCTCTCGACTCGTGCTCTGGCACAAGTTATCACTTCATGCACCGTTCCAAACACCGTCGCCCTCACTTTTGACGAT GGGCCATACTCAT ACATATATGATATCTCGAAGGCTTTGGTCGCAGCTGGAGCCAAAGG GACCTTTTTCTTCAACGGAAATAACT ACGGATGTATCTACAGCGCCGAAAACCAAAA GCGCGTAAAATATGCCTACGACAAGGGTCATCAG ATCGGCTCCCACACCTGGGCCCACAAGGATCTATCTACT CTCACTTGGGATCAAGTCCATGATGAGATGTGGCGTGTTGAGCAAGCTCTCCAGAGAATTGTGGGTGTTACTCCTGCATTCATGCGCCCTCCTTATGGCAACTATAACG ACAACGTTCGTAGCGTTGCTAGTGCCCGTGGACAGAAGAT CGCTATCTGGGACTTCGATAGCGGTGATTCCGTCG GTGCTACTCCAGCTCAATCCAAGGCGGACTACGATGGTATCATTTCTCAGCACCCTTCGACCATCCTTGCGCTGAACCACGAGACCTATG AGCGAACTGC GCATGAGGTTATCCCTTACGTGATCCCTAAGCTTCAGGCCGCAGGTTACAG GTTGGTTACTCTTGCGGAGTGCCTCGGTCAGCAGCCCTACCAATCCGTTGGTTCTCCACAAACCCCCGAT GCTTCCTGGACTTGCTAA
- a CDS encoding alpha/beta hydrolase family protein: MLSLPPFLQLHSNNTPRQGQVQDVKTHYPVVFSHKSQPGSVVGVADAEWWPPLVGDGRTPDALLLFIPGNPGLVEFYTEFLEHLHHTFNIARTHLAILVRGHIGHAPGLPTENGSWSVGLDSQVTSAIELYDSARDFYGPNTKIILAGHSVGSWIVAQVMHARPNTASGALLLFPTVSNIASTPNGQKLSWLFHHPIPTIVSALSRLISLPPFSAVPYMLSYISKFNEYPTDQLNVIKSLITSPHVVYSTLTMAHDEMRTIGSLGSASSTVQATCERERSRIYACFAAKDEWVGDEVSSVRAMLDEQRVLVRDDDVPHAFCISHSIPVAETCVEWIKEILATQ, encoded by the exons ATGCTTTCGCTGCCTCCTTTCCTTCAGTTACACTCTAATAACACCCCAAGGCAGG GGCAGGTACAAGATGTAAAAACGCACTACCCTGTTGTTTTTTCACATAAGTCTCAGCCAGGTTCGGTCGTTGGAGTCGCTGATGCCGAGTGGTGGCCTCCTTTGGTTGGAGATGGGAGGACCCCAGATGCTCTACTTCTTTTCATACCCG GAAACCCTGGGCTTGTCGAATTTTACACCGAATTCCTCGAGCACCTTCATCATACTTTCAACATAGCTAGAACCCATCTGGCTATACTTGTTCGAGGTCACATTGGACATGCACCCGGCCTGCCCACGGAGAATGGCTCGTGGAGTGTGGGGTTGGATTCTCAGGTCACAAGCGCTATAGAATTATATGATTCGGCTCGGGATTTTTATGGGCCGAACACGAAGATCATCCTTGCTGGACATTCTGTTGGGAGTTGGATAGTTGCACAG GTAATGCATGCAAGACCCAACACTGCCTCAGGTGCGCTACTCTTATTCCCCACAGTTAGCAATATTGCTTCTACACCAAATGGTCAAAAGCTATCG TGGCTATTCCATCACCCTATCCCAACAATCGTCTCAGCCCTTTCCCGCCTAATTTCGCTCCCCCCATTCTCTGCTGTCCCTTATATGCTATCCTACATATCCAAGTTCAACGAATACCCGACGGACCAACTCAATGTGATCAAATCGCTCATTACCTCACCCCATGTCGTATACTCGACTCTCACAATGGCGCATGACGAGATGCGAACCATTGGTTCACTGGGTAGCGCCTCTTCGACCGTCCAGGCAACGTGCGAAAGAGAACGATCGCGCATCTACGCATGTTTTGCTGCCAAAGACGAATGGGTTGGGGACGAGGTTTCAAGCGTCAGGGCAATGCTTGACGAACAGCGGGTGCTAGTCAGAGATGATGACGTCCCACATGCTTTTTGCATAA GTCATAGTATTCCTGTTGCCGAAACTTGCGTCGAATGGATTAAGGAAATACTCGCAACTCAGTAG